The following coding sequences lie in one Bacteroidota bacterium genomic window:
- a CDS encoding AMP-binding protein, with translation MLKNHGAATAIRFRSQAISYAQMLGRIAQYASSCPLDRGAHALIISENRPEYIYAFYAIWQQQGVAIPVDYLSTAPELAYIVGDSRPALIYCSAKTKALVEEALALSGHIVRVAVLDELEGQLAPETGPAAMPGVDATQPAVIIYTSGTTGSPKGVVLSYQNLLQNVRAVSEHIPIYHSGSRVLVLLPLHHIFPLMGTMICPLHVGATLAISPSMLSDDIMATLQENKVTIIIGVPRLYAAIRKGIMDKVNNSFVARTLFALARRLDSRRFSRTVFGAVHRKLGGAVEHLVSGGAALDPAVGNDFKTLGFEVLEGYGMTEAAPMITFTRPGRVRIGSPGEAMPGTTIRIVDGEITASGDNIMLGYYNRPEETADVLRDGWLYTGDLGRLDEDGYLYITGRKKEIIVLSNGKNINPAELEEELLSSALVKDCGVFAMNDQLHVMLLPEGAALPDDPATLKQRIMNEVIEPYNKRVSAYKKIMGLHLTFQDLPRTRLGKLQRFRLAELIEQKPQTDQPAEEINDPVYVMLSQWIAREKGIRVQPHYHPEVDCGLDSLDKVSFQTYMNQTFGVSPEPHEIAAFSTVLELAQWVGQHKTRIEESKVDWKTILHEKVQLSLPKTWFTGQIALWFSKIFFRLYFRFSARGVENIPDGPCIIAPNHQSFFDGMFVAAALRFGQARKTYFYAKEKHIRQPWLKFLANRNNIIIMDLNNNLKESIQKMAEVLRSNRNIIIFPEGTRTFNGKLGEFKKTFAILSSELNVPIVPVSIKGAYEALPRGRFFPKPWKKITVEYMKPVFPEKMSYEALAEAVRKKIELKIA, from the coding sequence ATGTTAAAAAATCACGGCGCTGCGACCGCCATCCGGTTCAGGAGCCAGGCCATCAGCTATGCACAAATGCTGGGGCGCATCGCGCAATATGCATCCTCCTGTCCGCTTGATCGCGGGGCACATGCGCTCATAATTTCCGAAAACAGGCCGGAATACATCTATGCCTTCTACGCCATCTGGCAGCAGCAGGGTGTGGCTATTCCGGTCGATTACCTGAGCACGGCTCCCGAACTGGCTTACATCGTCGGCGACAGCCGTCCGGCGCTGATCTATTGCAGCGCGAAAACCAAAGCCCTGGTGGAGGAGGCCCTGGCCTTGTCGGGGCACATTGTCAGGGTGGCTGTGCTCGACGAGCTGGAGGGCCAGCTGGCTCCCGAAACCGGCCCGGCAGCCATGCCCGGGGTGGATGCAACGCAGCCGGCGGTCATCATCTACACTTCGGGCACCACCGGCAGTCCGAAAGGCGTGGTGCTGAGCTATCAGAACCTCCTGCAAAACGTCCGGGCTGTGTCGGAACACATCCCCATTTACCATTCCGGTTCGCGGGTGCTGGTGCTCTTGCCGCTGCACCACATCTTCCCACTGATGGGCACTATGATCTGCCCTTTGCATGTGGGCGCCACCCTCGCCATCAGCCCTTCGATGCTGTCGGACGACATCATGGCCACCCTGCAGGAAAACAAGGTGACCATCATCATCGGGGTGCCCAGGTTGTATGCCGCCATCCGCAAGGGCATCATGGACAAGGTGAACAACAGTTTTGTGGCCAGGACCTTGTTTGCGCTGGCCCGAAGGTTGGATTCCAGACGTTTTTCGCGCACCGTGTTTGGCGCAGTACATCGCAAGCTTGGGGGCGCAGTCGAACACCTGGTTTCGGGTGGCGCAGCCCTCGATCCTGCAGTGGGCAACGATTTCAAGACCCTGGGCTTTGAAGTGCTCGAAGGTTATGGCATGACCGAAGCCGCCCCCATGATCACCTTTACCCGTCCGGGAAGGGTGCGCATCGGTTCGCCCGGCGAAGCCATGCCGGGCACCACGATACGTATTGTGGACGGTGAAATCACTGCATCGGGCGACAATATCATGCTGGGCTACTACAACCGTCCCGAAGAAACGGCCGACGTGCTCAGGGACGGATGGCTCTACACCGGCGACCTGGGCCGCCTCGATGAGGACGGCTACCTGTACATCACCGGTCGAAAGAAAGAAATCATCGTGCTCTCGAACGGCAAAAACATCAACCCGGCTGAGCTTGAGGAGGAACTGCTCAGCTCGGCACTGGTCAAAGACTGCGGGGTGTTTGCCATGAACGACCAGCTGCACGTGATGCTTTTGCCCGAAGGCGCAGCATTGCCCGACGATCCCGCAACGCTAAAGCAACGCATTATGAATGAGGTGATTGAGCCTTACAACAAACGTGTTTCGGCTTACAAAAAGATCATGGGGCTGCACCTGACTTTTCAGGACCTCCCACGCACCCGCCTGGGCAAGCTTCAGCGGTTCAGGCTTGCAGAGCTGATTGAACAAAAACCGCAGACGGACCAGCCGGCAGAAGAAATCAACGACCCGGTTTACGTGATGCTGTCGCAATGGATTGCCCGCGAAAAAGGCATCAGGGTGCAGCCACACTATCATCCCGAGGTGGATTGCGGCCTCGACTCGCTCGACAAAGTAAGCTTCCAGACCTATATGAACCAGACCTTCGGGGTGTCGCCCGAACCACACGAGATAGCCGCTTTCAGCACCGTGCTCGAGCTGGCGCAATGGGTGGGCCAGCACAAAACCCGGATTGAGGAAAGCAAGGTGGACTGGAAAACCATATTGCACGAAAAGGTGCAGCTCAGCCTGCCCAAAACCTGGTTCACCGGCCAGATAGCACTGTGGTTCTCGAAGATCTTTTTCCGTTTGTATTTCCGCTTCAGCGCTCGAGGTGTGGAAAACATTCCGGATGGCCCCTGCATCATCGCACCCAATCACCAGAGCTTTTTCGACGGCATGTTTGTGGCCGCAGCCCTGCGTTTCGGACAGGCCAGAAAGACCTATTTCTACGCCAAGGAAAAACACATCCGCCAGCCCTGGCTTAAGTTTCTGGCCAACCGCAACAACATCATCATCATGGACCTCAACAACAACCTCAAGGAGTCCATACAGAAGATGGCCGAGGTGTTGCGCAGCAACCGCAACATCATCATCTTTCCCGAGGGCACCCGTACTTTTAACGGAAAGCTGGGCGAGTTCAAGAAGACCTTTGCCATCCTGAGCAGCGAGCTGAATGTGCCTATCGTGCCGGTTTCGATCAAAGGCGCT